AGAGTGAGAGAGGGTTgcggttccaacaattggtatcatgagCTTGGTGTCTTGGGCGTGCTTGCCGTGCCGGAGGCGTGGCAGCGATGACGGCGCTCGCCGGCGGCTGCACGACGGAGCTCCGGGCCGTGTGTCGGCCCAAGGAGGTGGGCGGCGTTGTGGCTGTCATGGCGCGTGGTGGAGGCGGCGGGCGGTGACGTCGTACGTGTGGCGACCGCGGAGGCCGCCGAGGCGCTGCGTGGTGGCGCGGCGGAGCAGCACGGCGTGGCGGCGTGGAGGCACTGCATGGCGGAATGGAGGTCGCGGCGGTGCAAGGCAATAAGCCGCGACGGCGAGccgggcgcgaccggtgcgtgttatgggtgcgcactggacgTGTCGGGCGTGTCGGGACCGCGGGCGCACGTACGAGCGTGCGGTTGACGTTACGAGGAGGTGTATGTCGCCGTTGTGCTCGAGTCCATGCTCGAGTTCGGCTACATCCTTCTGGCGTTTGTCGCTGGCGGCTAccatggcggacgcggaggcggcgcGCGGTGAGTGGCTGGTgccgtcgggctcgtcgggcgtgTCAGATGCACGCGGGGCGGGCGGGACGCACTGGTATGGTCGGGCTCGTTGGGCGCGTCAGGTGCGCGCGGGATGTGCGGGACGCACTGGGGCGGTCGGGCGGGccgggtgcgcgcgggacgtgcaGGGCACCGAGGGACGTCAGGCGTGTGTCGCCGACAGAGAAGGAGCTCGGCGTGTGTCGCCGGAGTCGTAATGGAGCACGATGCGACCGGCGTCGTTGCGCCAGGTCAAGTCCGCGGGTTGGGTCACGCTTGTGACGACGACAACGACGGGAGCTGTAACAACTCCGATGACGGTGAGATCATGGCTTAGGAGGTGAGTGTTACCAATAAGCCATATGTGTGTGCATGGCGCGTAGATGCACGTGTGTGTGCGCCACGTATGTATGTCTAGGCTCAAGCCAGAGGCCGGTGTGTAACCACGTCCAGCTAAGCGGGAGTAGCGGGGAGCCAGTCAATCTGTTTGAGCTGGTCGTGTAATGCTTGTAGTGTGGCGTGCGGCCGGACGAGCCAATCATGCAGATCGTGCATGCATGTAGGAGTCGGCAGGTAGTTAGCTGGTTAGTGGCCGGTGGGCGTGCGTGTGTGGTGTCCGGGGTTAGTGTTGTGCGTGCGTCTGTACTAGACCGGATATAAATCCCCTGCCACTGTACTGATCTGGCGGCGAGTGTAGCCATGTAGCCACTGTAAAAAGAAAAGCATTGGGGCGTTCGTGCGTCTGTGGCGGCGTTCGTGCGCCGGCCCGAAATTTTTTGTGTCTTGTGTCTTCTTCTATCTCTAGCCGAGAGTGAGAGAGGGTTgcggttccaacaattggtatcatgagCTTCGTGTCTTGGGCGTGCTTGCCGTGCCGGAGGCGTGGCAGCGATGGCGGCGCTCGCCAGCGGCTGCACGACGGAGCTCCGGGCCGTGTTTCGGCCCAAGGAGGTGGGCGGCACTGTGGCTGTCATGGCGCGTGGTGGACGCGGCGGGCGGTGACGTCATACGTGCGGCGACCGCGGAGGCCGCCGAGGCGCTGCGTGGTGGCGCGGCGGAGCAGCAGGCGTGGCGGTGTGGAGGCACTGCATGGCGGAATGGAGGTCGCGGCGGTGCAGGGTAATAAGCCGCGACGGCGAGccgggcgcgaccggtgcgtgttatgggtgcgcactggacgGTCGGGTGCGTCGGGACCGTGGGCCCATCTACGAGCGTGCGGTTGACGTTGGGAGGAGGCATATGTCGCCGTTGTGCTCGTGTCCGTGCTCGAGTTCGGCTACATCCTTCCGGCGTTTGTCGCTAGCGCCTGCCATGTCGGACACGGAGGCGGCGCGCGGTGAGTGGCTGGTGCGGTCGGGCTCATCGGACGCGTCATATGCGCGCTGGACGGGCGGTACGCACTGGTGTGGTCGGGCTCGTTGGGCGCGTCAGGTGCGCGCGGGACGTGCAGAACGCACTTGGGCGGTCGGGCGGGccgggtgcgcgcgggacgtgcaGGGCGCCGAGGGACGTCAGGCGTGTGTCGCCGGCAGAGGAGGAGCTCGGCGTGTGTCACCGGAGTCATGATGAAGCACGGTGCGACCGGCGTCGTTGCGCCAGGTCAGGTTCGCGGGCTGGATCACGCTCGTGACGACCACAACGACAGGAGCTACAACAACTTCGATGATGATGAGATCATGGCTtaggaggtgagtgttagcaataagCCATATGAGTGTGCATGGTGCGTAGATGCACGTGTGTGTGCCATGTATGTGTGTCTAGGCTCAAGCCAGAGGCCGGTGTGTGACTACGTCCAGCTAAGCGGGAGTAGCCGGGAGCCAGTCAATCTGTTTGAGCTGGTCATGTAGTGCTTGTACTGTGGCGTGCGGCCGGACGAGCCAATCATGCAGATCGTGCATGCATGTAGGAGTCAGCGGGTAGTTAGCTGGTTAGTGGCCGGTGGGCGTGCGTGTGTAGTGGCCAGGGTTAGTGCTGTGCGTGCGTCTGTACTAGACCGGATATAAATCCCCTGCTGTACTGATCTGAGGTCGAGTGTAGCCATATAGCCACTGTAAAAAGAAAAGCATTGGAGTGTTCGTGCGCCTGCGGCGGTGTTCGTGCGCCGGCCCGAAATTTTTTGTGTCTTGTGTCTTCTTCTATCTCTAGCCGAGAGTGAAAGAGGGTTGCGGTTCCAACATAGTACACGGGATTTATACCTGGGCTAAACCACATGCGCACGTACGCACGCCTGCTCAGCTCGCGATCCGCTCCGCCCGGTCCGCATGCACGACATGCTCATGCGCACGATGCGGCCAGCATCCGACGGCCACCCCAACGAGCTCCCGCTACTCTCGGCAACAACCTAACCTGCATGGTGGACTCGAACATGAGCCTGGCTCACGCGCCATCGCGACACACACACCTACATGCACCCACGCCACCGAGCCGGCCGCGTCTCGCCCGATGCGCACCCGTGCACGCCCCTGGTGCACCCGACGCGAACGCTGCCATCACGGGCATGGCTTGCTGCTAACATTCACGCCCCAAGCCATGCCCCTTGCACATGTCAGGCTCGTCGTCGACGTCGCGCCATGGCCGCTGCTACAGCCTCCACCGCGCAGCACAGCATGTCCGGCGCTCCCAAGCTCGTACACACGACGCGCGCGCACGCAGTCGCCACGGCCCGAGTCCAGCGCCCCGACGCGGTCAGTCCTCTGCTACCTTCGTCACGCCGTCATCGTCGTAGCCGCACTCCCCAGGTCCCCGCGCTCCCGGCCCGCGCTCCCGCCGCGCACGTACGCGATCTGCGCAACCAGGTCCAGCGCCTCGACGCGGTCCACTCCGCGGTCACGCCCGACTCGCCGCCGCGCTTATTGCCCTGCACCGCTGCGCCATCAACGGTCGTCGCGCCGAGCCGCCGCGGCCtctgcgccaccacgcaggtcctccgCGACCTCCTCGTCTCCACGACTGCCATGCTAGCCTCGAGCACGACATCACACCGCACGACCGTGAACTCGCCGCGCGTCAAGGTCGCCACGCGCTCCCCGCGTGCCATGGCCTCCATGTCCGCCGCGGTCGCCACGCGCGCCGCGGACACCGCCGTGCGCCACGGCTGCCGCTCGAACcttgtggctctgataccaattgttgttgcCGACTAGCCCTAGCTCCACCTCTCTCTCTCACgctgcacctctctctctctctctctgaactagatcaacagaagaagaaggaggaaggagaaggaagaacaaGGACACGGCAAGTTTCCAGGCGCACGAACACCTTTTCTCCTGAGCACGAACTCAGCCCGGCCGCCTCAACAAGCAGTAGTACATGGGATTTATACCTGGGCTAGACCACATGGGCACGTACGCACGCCTGCCCAGCTCGCGATCCGCTCCGCCCGGTCCGCATGCACGACACGCTCATGCGCACGATGCGGCCGGCGTCCAACAGCCACCCCAACGAGCTCCCGCTACTCTCGGCAACGACCTAACCTGCACGGTGGACTCGAACATGAGCCTGGCTCACGCGCCATcccgacacacacacacacctacatGCACCCATGCCACCGAGCCGGCCGCATCCGACTCGCCCGATGCGCACCCGTGCACGCCCCTGGTGCACCCAACGCGAACGCTGCCATCACGGGCATGGCTTGCTGCTAACATGGAGGAGCAAAGTATGTTTGTTCATGGAATAGTAAAATCCAATGGTCACAATTAAACTATACATGATGAAGGTCTATAAGAGGGTGGTTTCTCAGATAGGTTAATCTTGATGATTATGACGTGTGGCACCCCAGCCAGGTTATTATCAAATTGAATGGTGGGTGCTCTGTCATTTTTACACTATCAAGAGGGCTCTGGCAAGGAGACCCACAATCCTCCTATTTGTTTATTTTATGTGATGCAGGTTTTTCGGTGCTGCTCATGAATGCTCAAAGATAAAGAGATCAATGGTGTATATTTTGGGAGCACTGCCCCCATGTAGCACATCTTATTTTTGCAAATGATAGTGTAGTATTTCTTCATGCGTCAAATGGAAACTTTGTGACCTTAAATAGATCCTCTTTGACTACGAGTGGGCCTCATGACAAATGGTAAATCTTCAAAAATCCTCGGCTTTCTTTGGAAAGGGAAGCAAATAGGAGGAAAAAGTTGCTATAAATATTTTTGCACTGATCCGAATGCATTGAGCGAGCATTATTTAGGGCTCCCAACCGTGGTGGGCGGGTcaaacaaagcaaattttaaacatgTTAGAGAAAGCTCAAGTGGCAAAGTGGTTGGATAGGAAGGGCTTGTTATCTCGAAGGCGGGAATTGAGGTGCTAGTAAAATCAGTGCTTCAAGCAACACCTACTTACGCCATGAGTTGCTTTCAACTCCCAGAGAAAATGTGTCAGAACTTAATTATGTGATGACATGTAAAACCATCAGTACCCGTAGAAGGGTGGTGAACGCCTCTGGATGTACCAAAAGGGAGTTCGCACaagggttttacccaggttcgggtccccggtgagaggtaataccctacgtcttgtaTCTTATTTTAATTCGTGGTGGAGCACCTTATGTACGGGGTTTACAGTGCAGATCAAGTATAAGGCTACCAAGCGTACTGTCTATGTGAGTATATGCGAATGACAACCCCTAGCCCTTCCTTATATAGGTGACGAGGTCTAGGGTTTACAAAGAATCCATCAGATCCCATACCGCTGCCATCTTAGCTTGCATGCCCAAACGCTCTCCCGGTCTTTATCCGGGCTCCTGAGCTGCCCTCCTGCATCGATCCTCCACTTGGCCTCTTGGGGCCTGAGGCAGGTCTGCTACCGGGCTTCCCACTTAGAGGACACCCCTAGTGTATTTCACCTTCAGTAGCCCCTGAGCATGTCTGGAGTTGGAGTTATGCTTAGCTTCAGGAATGAGAACCCAGGAGGCTCCTGTCTTGTTGGCTATTCAGACAAGGCACTTGTGACCTTGCGAGGCAGCCTTCTAATTCAACACAGGCTCACAGGTGGGCGTAACCTAGTAAGAGCAGGCAGATGCATGACGATGATCCATTGGTTCACGCCTATATACGTAGTGTTTTTTCACCCATTTGTTGCAGTTAATGAGTATGTGTTGTATATCTACAATTTTTTGTATAGACATGCTTGCATGTTGCAACGTTTTCATGAGGTTTCTCAAAAGAAAATGGAATTATTTTCAACGGACAGGTTTCAGGAGGAAATGAGTCAGTTCGCTCTCATGCCAGATGCCCCTCATTTGTCTTCCTCTCACTTCACCATACCCATTCGCGTTATTTCCACCACATGCTGACCCACCTTTTGTTCCACTTTCTCTATGACAATGTGTTGGGCTAGCACCGCCACCCAACGATGCTGCGACTCTCCGACCATCACTGCTACAAGCCAGCGCTATATGTTAAAAGAGGAGCACTATGCTACATCGTCCAAAGCACATGACATTTCAAGGTAGTGAGGGTGTTCATCGGTGCTGCAGCCTGATAGCTGATGTTGCAAGACAGTGCTTGCTCATGGTGCTGCAAACTACAACCATCTTCTCATCTGTACTACAACTGCGGCCGGTGTTGCTGGGCAATGGTCGCACCATCGCCAGTTTTGTAGGGGCCGTCACAACAATTCCTAAGTTGCATAGATCGCTGTAGTGAAACCACAGGTTCTCACGGCGTGTATTTTATCCGACAACCAGTGCCACAAGCCACGGCCCATGCAACAAAGGGGTGAGCATTGTGGCCGCATCAACTACCTTGGCTGTAAGACAATGTTGCAAGGACGACGCCTCGCTGGCACACTGTGATAATGCTTGCAGGATACGCAGGGAACATCAGGAATGCTCCAGGGCACGGATGTCATGTGTCGTGATGGGTTGACGTAATAGTCTCTTGCgacgatggtggaggggtggaggaTACACTGGTTTTGTGGAGGCTATGGAGGAAGACgggttcctctctctctctgttaccGTGTAGTGTGAGTCAATGCTCCACGTGTCAGCTCCGATGGCTTGTGACTAATTTCATTGACACATAAAACGCGGCAGAAAAATGTACGGAGATGTTTCTAGCCATTGCATATTTCTTATTACATTTCATACGTCTCCCATGCTGCAACAGAGTTCTGGAGCTCGCGTTTGTATACGCAGCTAGTGACAAAACAAATTAGGTGGAATTTGATTAAAATCAGGCGGGTAAGGTGGCCAGGATGCCCCGACTGACGCGTAGCACCGCCCGACCAACGTTAATGAAAGAAAATACGTGCAGCTTCAGTCCAATATATCACTATACTAATGATGACAAAAAAACTAGCATGGACAGAGATAACAAGCTTCAATCCAATATCAGTATACAGATCATACCAAAAATCCAGCATGGACAGAACTAACGAGCTTCAGTCCAATATCATAATACTAATGTTGACAAAAAATCAGCCGTGATACTGACAGAAAACCAGGATGGAGTACTTACCAACCAAGCTTGAAGCCGCAATGCTCCCCCACATGGGCGGCACCCCCTGGACCGGCTTCATCTCGTTCCCGTCCATCTGCCAGATGAGACCGCTATGATTAAAATGTCCAAGGACATATACCAAGCACGTAATTCTTGCACATACACATCAAGTAATTCATTAAGCACTAGTACTAATTCACATCACTAGATTAAAGATTGTCAGTAACTTGAAATCATTAGGCACCGGTTAACTTCAAATCACTAGTAGCAGAGGGGGGAGTTTGTGCAGCTAACCATCTTGTCATTGGAGAAAGCGTGAGCAAGCGGGGCCCCTGGCGCCGGGAGCGCAAGCACCTTCAAGGGGCTTTCCGGGGACTCCCGGGATTCCAGCTCCTCTCTGGTGGCCGCTGGGGGCGGGCTTTTCTGCTTCTGCCGGCGTCTCCTGGACTTGCGCTTGCAAACCACCGGCGCAGGCGCTTGTTGCGTAAGCACCTTCCCTTTCCCCTGGGCGACCGCGGCCGCAGGTGTGGGGGCGGGTGcggctctgctctgctctgctcctcGTGGTTGGCTGCAGTATGGCGTTTACGCCTGAGCTAGACATTATGGTGGATAGGTCGAGCAGACACGCAGTGTGGGTTAAGGCGAGCAGGATGAGAAGAATTTGAGTGAGCAGCTTGCGAGGAGCAGAAGCATGTGTTGCCTTTGACGAACTGAAACGGAAGGGGCAAGGTGGGGGCTGCGTGTGGAACTACAAATTTATTTATTTAATACTACTTAGTATTTAATACTAGAATATCTTTGGTATATTTCTATTAAATATTCTCATATTTTTTGTATATCTTTGGCAGAATATTAAATATATATTTGGTATACTAGTATCTAATAGTAAtattcttatatttaggaacaaagataTACTACTATTAAATACTACTATCTCTATTACTAAATATAAGAATAGAGGAGATAGTATTTAATAGCGATattcttatattttggaacagaggaaaTAGTATTTAATTGTTGGTGGTATACTATGAAATACTATATCTTTGGGATACTAGTATTTATTAGTAATATTCTTATATTTAATTAGGAATAAAGATATATCACTACTAAATAATATTATCTCTATTGCTAAATATTAGAACAGAGGTCACATTATTTTATAGTAATattcttatattttggaa
This portion of the Triticum dicoccoides isolate Atlit2015 ecotype Zavitan chromosome 7A, WEW_v2.0, whole genome shotgun sequence genome encodes:
- the LOC119334089 gene encoding uncharacterized protein LOC119334089, which translates into the protein MQVNTAKLPYTQSNLWMHASVERKLLADWLLEPGVGPLEWQLPEPVAPTVAGVDVSPSLILLVPYSSPITEQEEIHVEVGQPRGAEQSRAAPAPTPAAAVAQGKGKVLTQQAPAPVVCKRKSRRRRQKQKSPPPAATREELESRESPESPLKVLALPAPGAPLAHAFSNDKMMDGNEMKPVQGVPPMWGSIAASSLVGKYSILVFCQYHG